A genomic segment from Fusarium fujikuroi IMI 58289 draft genome, chromosome FFUJ_chr04 encodes:
- a CDS encoding related to synaptic vesicle transporter SV2 (major facilitator superfamily): MSSVKKSQDVEEQNGPSYGTVDVKVGTQQDLLDLQDLDPAFNQKMRLVNDAIDEIGWTPYHLKLFFLNGFGYAVDSMILLFQSIIATQSFREFGEKGYANAMTIAAYVGMLTGALFWGFGADIIGRKYAFNITLFLCAVSCIIAGGMPNWPSLGFFVALLSFGAGGNLVMDTAVFLEYLPSNKQWLLTLMACWWGFGQAIAGFIAWGFMVPERWNCVDVETCTRGNNMGWRYVMFTGGALVFFLSLLRVTVIRLRETPKYLLGVGKEEELIETFQYLATKYNRTCSLTLQDLAACGTITSAHSKNRFSISETMIHIRGLFGTKKMTISTASIFLSWTLIGLAYPLFYVFLPRGAVFNRSKFEIWRNYALTNISGIPGPIVAGFMCNTKLGRKYTMVIGALISMAFFFAYTSVKTSVQDITFTCLIAFCINIYYGTLYAYTPEVLPSAHRATGSAIAVACNRVMGIVSAVVASEANTDTPAPLYVCAALFLAMAAVSASFPFEPYGHRSS, encoded by the exons GGGACTGTCGATGTCAAGGTTGGCACTCAGCAGGATCTCCTTGACTTGCAAGATCTCGACCCTGCTTTCAATCAGAAGATGAGACTCGTCAACGAT GCTATTGACGAAATTGGGTGGACGCCGTATCACCTCAAGTTATTCTTCTTAAACGGCTTCGG CTATGCTGTTGATTCAATGATCCTCCTTTTCCAGTCCATCATTGCGACACAATCATTCCGTGAATTCGGAGAAAAGGGCTATGCCAACGCCATGACCATCGCAGCATATGTCGGCATGCTGACTGGCGCTCTCTTCTGGGGTTTCGGCGCCGACATTATAGGGAGAAAATACGCCTTCAACAtcaccctcttcctctgtgCGGTCAGCTGCATCATCGCTGGCGGAATGCCCAACTGGCCATCTCTTGGGTTTTTCGTTGCGCTCCTTAGTTTTGGCGCCGGCGGCAACCTCGTCATGGATACAGCTGTTTTTCTGGAGTACCTCCCAAGCAACAAGCAATGGCTTCTAACTCTCATGGCATGTTGGTGGGGTTTCGGGCAGGCTATTGCAGGCTTCATCGCTTGGGGATTCATGGTTCCTGAGCGTTGGAATtgcgttgatgttgagaccTGTACGCGAGGGAACAACATGGGCTGGCGATACGTCATGTTCACAGGCGGCGCTCTTGTTTTCTTCCTATCCCTTCTTCGAGTCACCGTTATCAGACTCCGCGAAACTCCCAAGTACCTCCTCGGTGTcggaaaagaggaagaattgATTGAGACATTCCAATACCTGGCAACCAAGTACAATCGCACTTGCTCTCTCACTTTGCAGGATCTCGCTGCTTGCGGAACCATCACTTCAGCTCACAGCAAGAACCGATTCTCGATAAGCGAGACAATGATCCATATTCGAGGTCTGTTTGGTACCAAGAAGATGACCATCTCAACCGCCAGCATCTTTCTGTCCTGGACACTGATTGGTCTTGCGTATCCTTTGTTCTACGTCTTCCTTCC CAGAGGTGCAGTCTTCAACCGCTCAAAGTTCGAAATCTGGCGCAACTATGCTCTGACAAACATCAGCGGTATCCCAGGTCCCATTGTCGCTGGCTTCATgtgcaacaccaagcttggccGCAAGTACACCATGGTCATCGGCGCTTTAATAAGtatggctttcttttttgcctACACTTCTGTGAAGACTTCTGTGCAGGACATTACCTTCACCTGTCTGATTGCATTCTGCATCAACATCTACTACGGCACTCTTTATGCCTACACTCCTGAGGTCTTGCCAAGTGCTCATCGTGCTACTGGAAGTGCTATTGCTGTCGCGTGCAACCGAGTGATGGGAATCGTATCAGCTGTTGTTGCAAGTGAAGCTAACACCGATACACCGGCCCCTCTGTATGTCTGTGCAGCGTTGTTTCTTGCAATGGCAGCCGTCTCGGCATCGTTTCCATTTGAACCGTATGGACACCGGAGCTCATAG